A section of the Pseudorasbora parva isolate DD20220531a chromosome 2, ASM2467924v1, whole genome shotgun sequence genome encodes:
- the LOC137046831 gene encoding uncharacterized protein, protein MGMKTVPPPLSCTSALQTWHRPRTQGIRPEPTDELVVRKPKAAGRSCVKSTLYRAYPGPLPDPAVLSVGDHLRDLRPQPGICKTLCGLSNMTLVDSKFGPVPHGSVLSYQCPALVSREICKYPKAPLFPQLPLYGYKLERRLNFVPSYPQFFHSESLVVTRELSCIIEKNTREQSENPLWKQMRQPRLTASRFGEVNSARGDSSSEALAVRILRGVRQTAAMKRGIDLEPEVLQQYSDLCSVNVSPSGFVIHPDAPYLGASPDGKVYDPTEDPPFGLAEVKCPNVDHRTEATHIKFINGQAKLRRSHRYFFQVQGQLAITGLPWCDFITSTKNDITVERIWRDDSLILEMKNKLDLFFFNTYMETYLKNQ, encoded by the exons ATGGGAATGAAGACAGTGCCACCTCCACTGTCATGCACTAGTGCTCTTCAAACATGGCACAGACCAAGGACACAG GGCATTCGCCCAGAACCCACCGATGAACTTGTGGTGCGGAAGCCAAAAGCAGCAGGACGAAGTTGTGTCAAGTCTACGCTCTATCGGGCATACCCAG GACCCCTACCTGACCCAGCAGTGCTTTCTGTTGGAGATCACTTGAGAGACCTTAGACCACAGCCAGGAATTTGCAAGACTTTGTGTGGCCTCTCAAACATGACATTAGTGGATTCAAAATTTGGTCCAGTCCCTCATGGCTCAGTTCTCTCTTATCAATGCCCAGCACTAGTATCTCGAGAAATTTGTAAGTATCCTAAAGCCCCCTTATTCCCTCAACTTCCATTATATGGTTATAAATTAGAAAGACGCCTAAATTTTGTTCCCAGTTATCCTCAGTTTTTTCACAGTGAGAGTTTAGTGGTCACTCGTGAATTATCATGCATCATTGAGAAGAACACAAGAGAGCAGTCAGAGAATCCACTCTGGAAGCAGATGCGTCAGCCACGCCTGACTGCCAGTAGATTTGGGGAAGTAAACAGTGCAAGAGGGGATTCATCTAGTGAGGCACTTGCAGTCAGGATTCTGAGGGGTGTACGGCAAACAGCTGCCATGAAAAGAGGTATTGATCTCGAGCCAGAAGTCCTACAGCAATACAGTGATCTGTGTAGTGTTAATGTGTCACCTTCTGGCTTTGTTATACACCCTGATGCACCGTATCTTGGTGCTAGCCCTGACGGTAAGGTATATGACCCAACTGAAGATCCTCCCTTTGGGTTAGCTGAAGTTAAATGCCCAAATGTTGACCACAGAACAGAAGCTACACACATTAAATTTATAAATGGCCAGGCTAAACTGAGAAGAAGTCACAGGTATTTCTTTCAGGTCCAAGGTCAGCTGGCAATAACTGGTTTGCCTTGGTGTGATTTTATAACATCTACCAAAAATGACATTACAGTTGAGAGAATCTGGCGAGATGACTCCCTGATCTTGGAAATGAAGAATAAACTCgaccttttcttttttaatacgTATATGGAAACCTACCTGAAAAATCAGTAA
- the LOC137046769 gene encoding uncharacterized protein: MAESSRRCYCSVPGCSNSKQRHPYLSFHDFPVQKELRKTWVRMIRRDEGPSFKIMRGSTFVCSMHFETEDVYISKSGRKRLKSDAAPCRFLWNNWGKDLTARESAFDRASARLGVDVRGDLANPAHEVFLPDEANDIQPETDHNYVCRPSSGKLDAAAERIRELEAKVRELETQLNDLSASKLHINRYCATDEDFRFYTRFPSEKVFWTFWESVAPSASKLVYWSKAQRMSGTMDIEKPSPNRRLALVDELFLYCCRVAVGLKEKVIADIFGISTTTVSRVIITWANYLYLVLGSLPIWMSRERVRATMPAKFVEYCSDLRVIVDCTEIRCESPSSLTLQSETFSTYKNHTTFKALIGIAPCGVITFVSKLFTGSISDQEITRQSGILRLLEPGDVCMADKGFIIDQMLSDVGARLIIPPFKKGACFSKENTEKTQSIARLRILVERAIRRIKEYHIWDTTIPLTLSGSVNQLWTTCCLMSNFQGPLDVKDHICV; this comes from the exons ATGGCTGAATCCTCTCGCCGGTGTTATTGCAGCGTACCTGGCTGCTCTAATTCAAAGCAAAGACACCCTTACCTCAGTTTTCATGATTTCCCAGTTCAAAAGGAACTGAGGAAAACATGGGTGAGAATGATAAGGCGGGATGAAGGTCCTTCGTTTAAAATAATGCGCGGGAGTACCTTCGTGTGCAGTATGCATTTCGAAACCGAGGATGTTTACATCTCAAAGAGTGGAAGGAAGAGATTGAAATCCGATGCTGCACCTTGCCGATTTCTCTGGAACAATTGGGGCAAAGACCTTACTGCACGGGAATCAGCTTTTGACCGGGCTAGTGCTCGCCTTGGGGTTGACGTTCGTGGTGACCTCGCTAATCCGGCCCATGAAGTCTTTCTACCAGATGAAGCGAACGACATACAACCCGAAACAGACCATAACTACGTTTGTCGACCTTCATCTG GTAAATTGGATGCTGCTGCTGAAAGAATCAGAGAACTGGAGGCCAAGGTTAGAGAATTAGAAACACAGCTCAATGATCTATCTGCCTCAAAACTGCACATTAACAGGTACTGTGCAACAGATGAAGATTTTAGATTTTACACTCGATTCCCATCAGAGAAGGTATTTTGGACATTTTGGGAGTCAGTTGCCCCCTCAGCATCAAAGTTAGTTTACTGGAGCAAAGCACAGAGGATGAGTGGTACAATGGACATTGAAAAGCCAAGTCCAAACCGTAGACTGGCACTTGTAGATGAGTTATTCCTGTACTGTTGTCGTGTTGCAGTTGGCCTTAAAGAGAAGGTCATAGCAGACATCTTTGGCATCAGCACCACAACTGTGAGCAGAGTGATCATTACATGGGCCAACTATTTATACCTTGTCTTAGGGTCACTGCCTATCTGGATGTCAAGGGAACGGGTCAGAGCAACAATGCCAGCTAAATTTGTTGAATACTGTTCAGATCTGAGAGTGATTGTGGACTGTACAGAAATTAGATGTGAATCTCCATCATCACTTACGCTCCAGTCCGAAACCTTTTCCACCTACAAAAATCACACTACTTTCAAGGCTCTGATAGGTATTGCCCCATGTGGTGTAATCACTTTCGTCTCAAAGCTCTTCACAGGATCAATATCAGACCAAGAGATAACCAGGCAGTCTGGAATTCTCAGGTTACTAGAGCCTGGAGATGTGTGCATGGCCGATAAAGGGTTCATCATTGACCAGATGCTGTCAGATGTTGGTGCACGCCTCATCATCCCTCCTTTCAAAAAAGGTGCATGCTTCAGCAAAGAAAACACCGAAAAAACCCAAAGCATTGCCCGTCTAAGAATCCTAGTGGAGAGAGCCATCAGGAGGATAAAGGAATACCACATCTGGGACACAACAATTCCTCTTACTCTTTCAGGGTCTGTCAATCAGTTATGGACAACCTGCTGCTTAATGTCCAACTTTCAAGGCCCACTAGATGTAAAAGACCACATTTGTGTGTGA